One stretch of Micromonospora echinospora DNA includes these proteins:
- the add gene encoding adenosine deaminase, with the protein MPASWAGPSPKIELHVHFEGTVRPETLLVIARRNGERLPAETVEGLRPLYEFTDFAHFVRTWVLTTNCLRTADDFRRIVVAYAVEAAAHGAVYLEGIFSPAERVRRGVCWTDIFEGYADGAAEAYERHGVRVLLTPDVDRELAPADAEECARQAVRYRDRGVVGFGLGGPELAAPAKAFARAVAIARDGGLAFVPHGGEAGGPDSVRELLELAPARIRHGIRAAEDDDLLAELRDRGVVLDVCPTSNLRTRVVESEAAHPLPRLVAAGLRCSVGTDDPAMFGTDLGREHELAARLGLGPEQAYAAGVAGALCDDATRDHLAAVGRRAYG; encoded by the coding sequence ATGCCCGCGTCGTGGGCCGGGCCGTCCCCGAAGATCGAACTGCACGTCCACTTCGAGGGGACGGTACGGCCGGAAACGCTGCTGGTCATCGCCCGGCGCAACGGGGAGCGGCTGCCCGCGGAGACGGTCGAGGGTCTGCGTCCGCTCTACGAGTTCACCGACTTCGCCCACTTCGTCCGGACCTGGGTGCTCACCACCAACTGCCTGCGGACGGCCGACGACTTCCGGCGCATCGTGGTGGCGTACGCCGTCGAGGCGGCCGCGCACGGCGCTGTCTACCTGGAGGGCATCTTCTCGCCGGCGGAGCGGGTGCGCCGGGGCGTCTGCTGGACGGACATCTTCGAGGGGTACGCCGACGGCGCGGCCGAGGCGTACGAGCGGCACGGCGTACGGGTGTTGTTGACGCCCGACGTGGACCGCGAACTGGCGCCGGCCGACGCCGAGGAGTGCGCCCGCCAGGCCGTGCGGTACCGGGACCGGGGCGTGGTCGGGTTCGGCCTGGGCGGGCCGGAGCTGGCCGCGCCGGCGAAGGCGTTCGCCCGGGCGGTGGCGATCGCCCGCGACGGCGGTCTGGCCTTCGTCCCGCACGGCGGTGAGGCGGGCGGCCCGGATTCGGTGCGCGAGCTGCTGGAGCTGGCTCCGGCCCGGATCCGGCACGGCATCCGGGCCGCCGAGGACGACGACCTGCTCGCCGAGCTGCGGGACCGGGGTGTGGTGCTGGACGTGTGCCCCACGTCGAACCTGCGGACCCGGGTGGTGGAGTCCGAGGCCGCGCACCCGTTGCCCCGTCTCGTCGCGGCCGGTCTGCGCTGCTCGGTCGGCACCGACGACCCGGCGATGTTCGGTACCGACCTGGGCCGTGAGCACGAGCTGGCGGCGCGTCTCGGGCTCGGGCCCGAGCAGGCGTACGCCGCCGGGGTGGCCGGGGCGCTCTGCGACGACGCGACGCGTGATCATCTGGCGGCGGTGGGCCGGCGGGCCTACGGCTGA
- a CDS encoding ATP-dependent Clp protease ATP-binding subunit, producing the protein MFERFTDRARRVVVLAQEEARMLNHNYIGTEHILLGLIHEGEGVAAKALESLGISLEGVRQQVEEIIGQGQQAPSGHIPFTPRAKKVLELSLREALQLGHNYIGTEHILLGLIREGEGVAAQVLVKLGADLNRVRQQVIQLLSGYQGKEPAAAGAAPGEAAPSTSLVLDQFGRNLTQAAREGKLDPVIGREKEIERVMQVLSRRTKNNPVLIGEPGVGKTAVVEGLSQKIIKGEVPETLKDKQLYTLDLGALVAGSRYRGDFEERLKKVLKEIRTRGDIILFIDEIHTLVGAGAAEGAIDAASILKPMLARGELQTIGATTLDEYRKHLEKDAALERRFQPIQVGEPSLAHTIEILKGLRDRYEAHHRVSITDAALVAAATLADRYISDRFLPDKAIDLIDEAGARMRIRRMTAPPDLRDFDERIAQVRRDKESAIDAQDFERAAQLRDTEKQLLGQKAQREKEWKAGDLDVVSEVDDEQIAEVLGNWTGIPVYKLTEEETSRLLRMEDELHKRVIGQEDAVKAVSKAIRRTRAGLKDPKRPSGSFIFAGPSGVGKTELSKALAEFLFGSEDALIQLDMSEFHDRYTVSRLVGAPPGYVGYDEGGQLTEKVRRRPFSVVLFDEIEKAHPDVFNTLLQILEDGRLTDGQGRIVDFKNTVIILTTNLGTRDVAKAVSLGFQASEDSESNYDRMKQKVNDELKQHFRPEFLNRIDDTIVFHQLRQQEILSIVDIMIQRIETQLRNKDMGLELTDNAKKYLALKGFDPVLGARPLRRTIQRDIEDNLSERILFNELTPGQIVVVDCEGDPDNTDTSTLVFRAGKPVPTSQP; encoded by the coding sequence ATGTTCGAGCGGTTCACCGACCGAGCGCGACGGGTTGTCGTCCTGGCCCAAGAAGAGGCCCGGATGCTCAACCACAACTACATCGGTACGGAACACATCCTGTTGGGCCTGATCCATGAGGGTGAGGGTGTCGCGGCGAAGGCCCTGGAGAGCCTCGGCATCTCCCTGGAGGGCGTGCGTCAGCAGGTCGAGGAGATCATCGGTCAGGGTCAGCAGGCGCCGAGCGGGCACATCCCGTTCACGCCGCGGGCCAAGAAGGTGCTGGAGCTGTCGCTGCGCGAGGCGTTGCAGCTCGGCCACAACTACATCGGCACGGAGCACATCCTGCTGGGCCTGATCCGCGAGGGCGAGGGCGTCGCCGCCCAGGTCCTGGTGAAGCTGGGCGCCGACCTGAACCGGGTCCGCCAGCAGGTCATCCAGCTGCTGTCGGGCTATCAGGGCAAGGAGCCGGCCGCGGCGGGTGCCGCGCCGGGTGAGGCCGCGCCGTCGACCAGCCTGGTGTTGGACCAGTTCGGCCGGAACCTGACCCAGGCCGCCCGGGAGGGCAAGCTCGACCCGGTGATCGGGCGCGAGAAGGAGATCGAGCGGGTCATGCAGGTGCTGTCCCGCCGCACCAAGAACAACCCGGTGCTGATCGGTGAGCCCGGCGTCGGCAAGACCGCCGTGGTGGAGGGCCTGTCCCAGAAGATCATCAAGGGCGAGGTGCCGGAGACGCTGAAGGACAAGCAGCTCTACACCCTGGACCTCGGTGCTCTGGTGGCGGGTTCGCGCTATCGGGGTGATTTCGAGGAGCGTCTGAAGAAGGTCCTCAAGGAGATCCGCACCCGCGGCGACATCATCTTGTTCATCGACGAGATCCACACCCTCGTCGGCGCGGGCGCGGCCGAGGGTGCGATCGACGCGGCGAGCATTTTGAAGCCGATGCTGGCTCGTGGTGAGCTGCAGACCATCGGCGCCACCACGCTGGATGAGTACCGCAAGCATTTGGAGAAGGACGCCGCTCTGGAGCGTCGTTTCCAGCCGATCCAGGTGGGTGAGCCGTCCCTGGCGCACACCATCGAGATTTTGAAGGGCCTGCGGGACCGCTACGAGGCGCACCACCGGGTGTCGATCACCGACGCCGCCCTGGTCGCCGCCGCGACGCTGGCGGATCGGTACATCTCGGATCGGTTCCTGCCGGACAAGGCGATCGACCTGATCGACGAGGCGGGTGCGCGGATGCGGATCCGTCGGATGACCGCGCCGCCGGACCTGCGGGACTTCGACGAGCGCATCGCGCAGGTGCGTCGGGACAAGGAGTCCGCGATCGACGCGCAGGACTTCGAGCGGGCCGCGCAGCTGCGCGACACCGAGAAGCAGCTGCTGGGTCAGAAGGCGCAGCGGGAGAAGGAGTGGAAGGCCGGCGACCTCGACGTCGTGTCCGAGGTTGATGACGAGCAGATCGCCGAGGTCCTCGGTAACTGGACCGGCATCCCGGTGTACAAGCTGACCGAGGAGGAAACCTCCCGGCTGCTGCGTATGGAAGACGAGCTGCACAAGCGCGTCATCGGTCAGGAAGACGCCGTCAAGGCCGTGTCGAAGGCGATCCGCCGTACCCGCGCAGGGTTGAAGGACCCGAAGCGGCCGTCCGGCTCGTTCATCTTCGCCGGCCCGTCCGGTGTCGGTAAGACCGAGCTGTCCAAGGCGCTCGCCGAGTTCCTCTTCGGCAGCGAGGACGCCCTCATCCAGCTCGACATGTCGGAGTTCCACGACCGGTACACCGTGTCCCGGCTCGTCGGCGCCCCGCCCGGGTATGTCGGGTATGACGAGGGTGGGCAGCTGACCGAGAAGGTCCGTCGCCGGCCGTTCTCCGTGGTGTTGTTCGACGAGATCGAAAAAGCTCACCCGGACGTGTTCAACACGCTCCTGCAGATCCTGGAAGACGGCCGTCTCACCGACGGTCAGGGCCGGATCGTGGACTTCAAGAACACCGTCATCATCCTGACCACCAACCTCGGCACCCGCGACGTCGCCAAAGCCGTGTCGCTGGGTTTCCAGGCGTCGGAGGACTCCGAGTCGAACTACGACCGGATGAAGCAGAAAGTCAACGACGAACTCAAGCAGCACTTCCGGCCCGAGTTCCTCAACCGCATCGACGACACCATCGTCTTCCACCAGCTGCGCCAGCAGGAAATCCTGTCGATCGTCGACATCATGATCCAGCGCATCGAAACCCAGCTGCGCAACAAGGACATGGGCCTCGAACTGACCGACAACGCCAAGAAGTACCTCGCCCTCAAGGGCTTCGACCCCGTCCTCGGCGCACGGCCCCTGCGCCGCACCATCCAACGCGACATCGAAGACAACCTGTCCGAACGGATCCTGTTCAACGAGCTGACCCCGGGTCAGATCGTCGTCGTGGACTGCGAAGGCGACCCCGACAACACCGACACGTCCACACTCGTCTTCCGGGCCGGCAAGCCGGTGCCGACGAGTCAGCCGTAG
- a CDS encoding DUF1702 family protein, whose protein sequence is MARILLALRQRILTPDKREALFDVRGFHVKNDAARQALESAGLSFIGGFGDAAGAPSPRAAEELLERRPAPLRGFAYEGAAMAYALMDGLRPGGGRGMARFLAGRGAAHVYMAHVGAGWAMARLPRWRWPAILPPDPLLRWLALDGYGFHQAYFHTGRYVHERHRDPGHIWPAELRHYAPHAVDQGIGRALWFVAGADPAELIRLLGRFPTDRHSDLWSGVGLAASYAGGADLTELRTLREAAGEHRAALGQGSAFAAKARMRAGHVPTHTAVAVGAFCVTSIEQAAAITDAALTDLTDSASLPAFAVWRQRIADHLVLLGRC, encoded by the coding sequence ATGGCCCGAATATTGTTGGCACTGCGACAACGAATCCTGACTCCGGATAAGCGCGAGGCGTTGTTCGACGTACGCGGCTTCCATGTCAAGAACGACGCTGCGCGGCAGGCCCTGGAAAGTGCCGGGCTGAGTTTCATAGGCGGCTTCGGTGACGCCGCCGGGGCGCCCTCGCCCCGGGCCGCCGAGGAGCTACTGGAACGCCGGCCGGCGCCGCTGCGCGGCTTCGCCTACGAGGGCGCCGCGATGGCGTACGCCCTGATGGACGGCCTTCGCCCCGGCGGCGGCCGGGGCATGGCCCGGTTCCTGGCCGGGCGCGGGGCCGCGCACGTCTACATGGCGCACGTGGGCGCCGGCTGGGCCATGGCCCGGCTGCCCCGCTGGCGCTGGCCGGCGATCCTTCCGCCCGACCCGCTGCTGCGCTGGCTCGCCCTCGACGGCTACGGCTTCCACCAGGCCTACTTCCACACCGGCCGGTACGTCCACGAACGGCACCGCGACCCGGGGCACATCTGGCCGGCGGAGCTGCGGCACTACGCGCCGCACGCGGTGGACCAGGGCATCGGCCGGGCGCTGTGGTTCGTCGCCGGCGCCGACCCGGCCGAGCTGATCCGGCTGCTCGGCCGATTCCCCACCGACCGGCACTCCGACCTGTGGAGCGGGGTCGGCCTGGCCGCCAGCTACGCCGGCGGGGCCGATCTGACGGAACTGCGAACGCTCCGCGAGGCGGCCGGCGAGCACCGGGCGGCGCTCGGCCAGGGCAGCGCGTTCGCGGCCAAGGCCCGGATGCGCGCCGGGCACGTGCCGACGCACACCGCTGTCGCGGTCGGCGCGTTCTGCGTCACCAGCATCGAGCAGGCCGCCGCGATCACCGATGCCGCACTGACCGATCTGACCGACTCGGCGTCGCTGCCCGCCTTCGCGGTGTGGCGTCAGCGGATCGCCGACCATCTCGTTCTGCTGGGGAGGTGCTGA
- a CDS encoding helix-turn-helix domain-containing protein codes for MKRELGRPLPLETLARLAPFSPFYFHRVFKQATSMTPARFLAALRMAEARRLLLRSSLTVTAISAQVGYSSVGTFTTQFRRWVSLPPERFRQLARQLAGVSVAALLPVIRGRAIVAGQGPRALMHLDTVDLPGLLLAAVAPHDGGRNEWWTAAPRPLPAALPATVPPGEHRARVVLLRPDRDATSALVDGAPDSFLIGDADLLIPAEPGDARRAARPTLTVPVRQVRVTDPPLLSATPLRWLLGVSQAGWRGRAPVTAERRALRTA; via the coding sequence ATGAAAAGAGAACTCGGCAGGCCGTTGCCGCTGGAAACGCTGGCACGCCTCGCCCCGTTCAGCCCCTTCTATTTTCATCGAGTGTTCAAGCAGGCCACCTCGATGACGCCGGCACGTTTTCTGGCGGCCCTGCGGATGGCCGAGGCGCGCCGGCTGCTGCTGCGTTCCTCGCTCACCGTGACGGCGATCAGCGCCCAGGTCGGGTACTCCAGCGTCGGCACGTTCACCACCCAGTTCCGGCGCTGGGTGAGCCTGCCGCCGGAGCGGTTCCGCCAGCTCGCCCGGCAGTTGGCGGGCGTGTCGGTGGCGGCGCTGCTGCCGGTGATCCGGGGCCGCGCGATCGTCGCCGGCCAGGGGCCCCGGGCGCTGATGCACCTCGACACAGTGGACCTGCCGGGACTGCTGCTCGCCGCGGTGGCGCCGCACGACGGGGGGCGCAACGAATGGTGGACGGCCGCGCCGCGCCCACTGCCGGCCGCGCTGCCCGCCACCGTGCCGCCGGGCGAGCACCGCGCCCGCGTCGTGCTGCTGCGCCCGGACCGGGACGCCACCTCGGCGCTCGTCGACGGCGCGCCGGACAGCTTCCTGATCGGCGACGCGGACCTGCTGATACCGGCCGAGCCGGGCGACGCCCGGCGCGCCGCGCGGCCCACGCTCACGGTGCCGGTGCGGCAGGTGCGGGTCACCGATCCGCCGTTGCTCTCGGCCACGCCGCTGCGCTGGCTGCTGGGCGTGTCGCAGGCCGGCTGGCGGGGGCGGGCGCCGGTGACGGCTGAGCGGCGCGCGCTCCGAACCGCCTGA
- a CDS encoding enediyne biosynthesis protein, producing MTKPRDPRVTALRRFAISISVLNILGYTVLGFEQPALWPVYAVLTAYAAELLLEAVGARGEGRAPRYAGGVRNLVEFLFPAHITALAVNMLLYTNDRLLVMLFGVLVAISGKWLLRAPVNGRLRHFMNPSNFGIAIVLLLFPWVSIAPPYHFTENLSGPADWAIVAVILVLGTLLNAKLTRRMWLIAGWLSIFVVQSVVRGLVLDTSIAAALATMTGTAFVLFTNYMITDPGTTPSRPAAQFAFGGGVALVYGVLTGASVTYGLFFATAIVCLVRGVYLWSLHASRREQRLREQDHPVSPATPGTPATAGPVSADNGKRPVPA from the coding sequence ATGACGAAGCCACGCGACCCGCGAGTGACCGCGCTGCGCCGCTTCGCGATCTCGATCAGCGTCCTCAACATCCTCGGCTACACGGTCCTCGGCTTCGAACAGCCCGCGCTCTGGCCGGTGTACGCCGTGCTCACCGCGTACGCCGCCGAGCTGCTGCTGGAGGCGGTGGGCGCGCGGGGCGAGGGCCGCGCCCCCCGGTACGCCGGCGGCGTACGCAACCTGGTCGAGTTCCTCTTCCCCGCGCACATCACCGCGCTGGCGGTGAACATGCTGCTCTACACCAACGACCGGCTGCTGGTGATGCTCTTCGGCGTGCTGGTGGCGATCAGCGGCAAGTGGCTTCTGCGGGCGCCGGTCAACGGGCGGCTGCGGCACTTCATGAACCCGTCGAACTTCGGCATCGCGATCGTGCTTCTGCTGTTCCCGTGGGTCTCCATCGCGCCGCCGTACCACTTCACCGAGAACCTCTCCGGTCCCGCCGACTGGGCGATCGTGGCGGTGATCCTCGTCCTGGGCACGTTGCTCAACGCGAAGCTCACCCGCCGGATGTGGCTGATCGCCGGCTGGCTGTCGATCTTCGTGGTGCAGTCCGTGGTCCGGGGCCTGGTGCTGGACACCTCGATCGCGGCCGCGCTGGCCACCATGACCGGCACCGCGTTCGTCCTGTTCACCAACTACATGATCACCGACCCGGGCACCACACCGAGCCGGCCCGCCGCCCAGTTCGCGTTCGGCGGCGGCGTGGCGCTGGTGTACGGCGTGCTGACCGGCGCCTCGGTGACGTACGGGCTCTTCTTCGCCACCGCGATCGTCTGCCTGGTCCGCGGCGTCTACCTCTGGTCGCTGCACGCCTCGCGTCGCGAGCAGCGGCTTCGCGAGCAGGACCACCCCGTCTCGCCCGCAACGCCCGGGACACCGGCCACCGCCGGTCCCGTCTCCGCGGATAACGGCAAGCGGCCCGTGCCCGCCTGA
- a CDS encoding CRTAC1 family protein yields the protein MSMILGWGRRHLAGLTALLLIVVLFLIAKPATATDDERRRVAAGYRFTALSIAIPGGLPQQSIRRVNKEYTHIDAWISSVGAGVAMNDIDGDGLANDLCVTDVRIDRVVVTPTPGARQERYEPFVLDPAPLPMGPHMAPMGCAPGDFNEDGRTDLLVYWWGRTPVIFLARPDATGLSAAAFQPVELVPRPAATDGGYTGPRWNTNTVSVADFDGDGHEDVYVGNYFPDGPVLDHTVSGGVAMNRSMSAAYNGGRDHILRWTGATAGTVTFADVPDLFDDDVSRGWSLASTATDLDGDLLPELYVANDFGPDRLLHNRSTPGRVRLALVEGEGSRLTVPKSKILGHDSFKGMGVDVGDLNGDGLYDMYVGNITTSFGIQESNFAFVNQARDTDDLRQRLADGRAPFVDRSAPLNLAWSGWSWDVKIADLTNRGRADIVQTSGFVKGEVNRWAQLQELATANDTLLEHTSSWPRVREGDDIAGGQPLRLHAQMPGGGYADIAGHLGLAVPIPTRGIALGDADGDGRLDMAVARQWDAPVFYRNDSPGTGSQLSLKLNRPPTGDAVTGSPVIGADVTVRTPDGRVLRGRVDGGSGHSGRRSFEVHIGLGDVTGPVQVDLAWRDRTGAPRAQTVTLTPGRHALTLGTQAQEASS from the coding sequence GTGTCCATGATCCTGGGTTGGGGCCGACGTCATCTCGCCGGGCTGACCGCCCTGCTGCTGATCGTCGTCCTGTTCCTGATCGCCAAGCCGGCCACTGCTACCGACGACGAACGGCGACGGGTGGCCGCGGGCTACCGGTTCACAGCGCTGTCCATCGCGATCCCGGGTGGCCTGCCGCAGCAGAGCATCCGCCGGGTCAACAAGGAGTACACACACATCGACGCGTGGATCTCCTCGGTGGGCGCCGGGGTCGCCATGAACGACATCGACGGCGACGGCCTGGCCAACGACCTGTGCGTCACCGACGTGCGGATCGACCGGGTGGTGGTCACCCCGACGCCCGGGGCCCGCCAGGAGCGGTACGAGCCGTTCGTGCTCGACCCGGCGCCGCTGCCGATGGGGCCGCACATGGCGCCGATGGGGTGCGCGCCCGGCGACTTCAACGAGGACGGCCGTACCGACCTGCTGGTCTACTGGTGGGGCCGGACACCGGTGATCTTCCTGGCCCGCCCGGACGCCACCGGCCTGTCCGCGGCGGCGTTCCAGCCGGTCGAGCTGGTTCCCCGGCCCGCCGCCACCGACGGCGGATACACCGGCCCGCGGTGGAACACCAACACGGTGAGCGTGGCGGACTTCGACGGCGACGGTCACGAGGACGTCTACGTCGGCAACTACTTCCCCGACGGCCCGGTGCTCGACCACACGGTCAGCGGCGGCGTGGCGATGAACCGGTCCATGTCCGCCGCGTACAACGGCGGGCGCGACCACATCCTGCGCTGGACCGGCGCGACCGCCGGCACCGTCACCTTCGCCGACGTGCCGGACCTCTTCGACGACGACGTCTCCCGTGGCTGGTCACTCGCGTCGACCGCCACCGACCTCGACGGCGACCTGCTGCCCGAGCTGTACGTGGCGAACGACTTCGGCCCCGACCGGCTGCTGCACAACCGCTCCACGCCGGGCCGGGTGCGGCTGGCCCTCGTCGAGGGCGAGGGCAGCCGGCTCACCGTGCCCAAGTCGAAGATCCTCGGGCACGACTCCTTCAAGGGCATGGGCGTGGACGTCGGCGACCTGAACGGCGACGGCCTCTACGACATGTACGTCGGCAACATCACCACCTCGTTCGGCATCCAGGAGAGCAACTTCGCCTTCGTCAACCAGGCCCGGGACACCGACGACCTGCGGCAGCGGCTCGCCGACGGCCGGGCGCCGTTCGTCGACCGCAGCGCCCCGCTCAACCTCGCCTGGAGCGGCTGGAGCTGGGACGTCAAGATCGCCGACCTGACCAACCGCGGCCGGGCCGACATCGTGCAGACCAGCGGCTTCGTCAAGGGCGAGGTGAACCGGTGGGCGCAGCTGCAGGAGCTGGCCACCGCCAACGACACGCTGCTGGAGCACACCTCGTCGTGGCCACGGGTCCGGGAGGGCGACGACATCGCCGGCGGCCAGCCGCTGCGCCTGCACGCCCAGATGCCCGGCGGCGGCTACGCCGACATCGCCGGCCACCTCGGCCTGGCCGTGCCGATCCCGACCCGGGGCATCGCGCTCGGCGACGCCGACGGCGACGGCCGGCTGGACATGGCGGTGGCCCGGCAGTGGGACGCGCCGGTGTTCTACCGCAACGACAGCCCCGGCACCGGGTCGCAGCTGTCCCTGAAGCTGAACCGGCCGCCGACCGGCGACGCCGTCACCGGCTCCCCGGTGATCGGCGCGGACGTCACCGTCCGCACCCCCGACGGCCGCGTGCTGCGCGGCCGGGTCGACGGCGGCAGCGGCCACTCCGGCCGGCGCAGCTTCGAGGTGCACATCGGCCTCGGTGACGTCACCGGGCCGGTCCAGGTCGACCTGGCCTGGCGGGACCGCACCGGCGCGCCCCGCGCGCAGACGGTGACGCTCACCCCCGGCCGGCACGCGCTCACCCTCGGCACCCAGGCACAGGAGGCGAGTTCATGA